The genome window CTCGGCGCCGATCAGGCCGAGCGTCTCGGCCGTCTTGGGCAGGTGGATGGAGATCGCGTCGGCGCGCTCCAGCAGCTCCTCCAGGCTGACCAGCTCGATGCCGAGCTGGGCGGCCCTGGCGGGCGACACGTAGGGGTCGTAGGCGATCAGCTCGGTGCCGAAGGCGGCGACCCGCTGGGCGAAGAGCTGGCCGATCTTGCCGAGCCCGACCACACCGACGGTCTTGCCGTTGAGCTCGACGCCGCTGAAGGAGCTGCGCTTCCACTCGCCGGCGCGCAGGCTCGCGTCGGCGGCGGCCACGTTGCGCGCGACGGCGAGCAGCAGGGCGACGGCGTGCTCGGCGGCGGAGACGATGTTGGAGGTGGGGGCGTTGACCACCATCACGCCGCGCTCGGTCGCGGCGGGCACCTCGACGTTGTCCAGCCCGACACCGGCGCGGGCCACGACCTTGAGCTGGGTGGTCGCGGCGAACACCTCCGCGTCGACCTTGGTGGCCGAGCGGACCAGGAGCGCGTCGGCGTCGCGGACGGCATCGAGCAGCGCCGGACGGTCGGTGCCGTCGACGTGGCGGATCTCGACCTCGTCTCCCAGTGCGTCGAGCACGGACGGGGCCAGCTTCTCGGCGATCAGGACGACAGGACGGCTTGCGTTGGTCACGGGCGCGCTCCAAAAAAAGATCACGGTCGAAGCAGGGCACGACGTTGTGCCCGGACGGTCGGGAAGTTTAACGGGAGTTTGAGAATCCGTTCACAAGGGTGTAGCCCGGATCACCGGACCGGAAGCGTCCCGGCCCGGGCCCGCTCGCCGAGATTGCCACGAATTGTCCGCCACCGCCGGGTGAATCGCTCACGGCTCGTCGAATTCGCCGTCCTTGGCACCCTCGACGAAGGCGTCCCACTCCTCGGGAGTGAACACCAGCACCGGCCCTTCCGGATCCGCGCCGTTGCGCATTCCGACGTAGCCGTCCACGAAGGCAACCTCGACGCCGGGCTCGTCGTCCTCTTCGGTGCTGGTGATCCACTCGGCATTGCCGAAGTCCAGCTTGTGCCTGATGTGCGCCTTGTCGTCGACGATCTCGTTCTGTTCGTTCACAGCGCGCACTCTATCGCTGACCCAACGCATCGCGATCGGGCGTTTGCGGGGCAATTTTTATGAAAGTTTTGCGTGATTCGACGCGACAGGTTGCGCTTTCAACGGTATGGAGCGCGGAGAAGGCAACAGCCCCGCACGGGCGGACTCGTGCGGGGCTGTGCGCGGCGTCGACGGACGGCACGAAACCTCGGTCGGCACCGATGTGGCAGTGCCGGAGCCGTCATCCGGCCGGAGGCCGGATGGTGCTTCGCACCGTCTGAAGCGCCGTCTGGCGCCTCGGATCAGGCTCCCTGCTGAGTCCAGGACATCAGGGACCGCAGCTTCTTGCCGACCTCTTCGATCTGGTGGGCGTTGCCCTGGTCCTGGAGCTTGTTGAAGTTCGGGCGGCCCGCCTCGTCCTCGGCCACCCACTCCTTGGCGAAGGTGCCGTCCTGGACCTCGGCGAGGATCTTGCGCATCGACTCCTTGACGTGGGCGTCGATCACGCGCGGACCGCGGGTGAGGTCGCCGTACTCTGCGGTGTCGCTGATGGAGTAGCGCTGGCCCGCGATGCCGCCCTCCCACATCAGGTCCACGATCAGCTTGAGCTCGTGCAGCACCTCGAAGTAGGCGATCTCCGGCTGGTAGCCGGCCTCGACCAGCACCTCGAAGCCGGTCTGCACCAGGGCGCTGGCACCGCCGCAGAGCACCGCCTGCTCACCGAACAGGTCGGTCTCGGTCTCCTCGGTGAAGGTCGTCCTGATGACGCCCGCCCGCGCACCGCCGATGCCCGCGGCGTAGGAGAGCGCCAGCGCCTGGGCGCCGCCCGAGGCGTCCTGCTCGACCGCGATCAGGCACGGCACGCCCTTGCCGTCGACGAACTGGCGGCGCACCAGGTGGCCCGGCCCCTTCGGGGCGACCATCGCGACATCCACATCGGACGGGGGCTTGATCAGGCCGTAGCGGATGTTGAACCCGTGGCCGAAGAACAGCGCGTCACCGCTCTTCAGGTTCGGCGCGATGTCGTCGGCGTAGATCTGGCGCTGCTTGGTGTCGGGCGCCAGGATCATGATCAGGTCGGCCTCGGCCGACGCCTCGGCCGGGGTGAGCACCCGCAGGCCCTCCTCCTCGGCCTTGGCGCGCGACTTGGAGCCCTCCGGCAGGCCGATCCGCACGTCCACCCCGGAGTCCCGCAGGCTCAGCGCGTGGGCGTGGCCCTGGCTGCCGTAGCCGATGACCGCGACCTTGCGGCCCTGGACGATCCCCAGGTCCGCGTCGGCGTCGTAGAAGATCTCAGTTGCCATGTTGGTTCAGTGTTCCTTTCGGGCGCCAAGAACGCCCGTTCACGGGTGTCCGCGCTGGCAGCGCGGACGCGGACAGTACGGATAGGAGGTAGTTGCGCGCGCCTCAGCGCGCGGCGGTGGCGGTGATGGAGCGCGGACCGCGGCCGATGGCGATCGACCCGGACTGCACCATCTCCCGGATCCCGTAGGGCTCCAGCATGCGCAGCAGCGCGTCGAGCTTGTCGGCGTCCCCGGTGGCCTCGATGGTCAGCGCCTCCGGTGAGACGTCGACCACCTTGGCCCGGAACAGCTGCACCGTCTCCAGGACCTGGCTGCGCACCGACGCGTCGGCGCGCACCTTGACCAGCAGGAGCTCCCGCTGCACCGAGGCCCCCGGCTCCAGCTCCACGATCTTGATCACGTTGATCAGCTTGTTGAGCTGCTTGGTGACCTGCTCCAGCGGCTGGTCCTCGACCGAGACCACGATCGTCATCCGGGAGATGTCGGGGTGCTCGGTCGGTCCCACGGCCAGGGACTCGATGTTGAAGCTGCGCCGGGAGAACAGCCCGGAGACCCTGGCCAGCACGCCGGGGACGTTCTCC of Saccharopolyspora erythraea contains these proteins:
- a CDS encoding DUF397 domain-containing protein, coding for MNEQNEIVDDKAHIRHKLDFGNAEWITSTEEDDEPGVEVAFVDGYVGMRNGADPEGPVLVFTPEEWDAFVEGAKDGEFDEP
- the ilvC gene encoding ketol-acid reductoisomerase; protein product: MATEIFYDADADLGIVQGRKVAVIGYGSQGHAHALSLRDSGVDVRIGLPEGSKSRAKAEEEGLRVLTPAEASAEADLIMILAPDTKQRQIYADDIAPNLKSGDALFFGHGFNIRYGLIKPPSDVDVAMVAPKGPGHLVRRQFVDGKGVPCLIAVEQDASGGAQALALSYAAGIGGARAGVIRTTFTEETETDLFGEQAVLCGGASALVQTGFEVLVEAGYQPEIAYFEVLHELKLIVDLMWEGGIAGQRYSISDTAEYGDLTRGPRVIDAHVKESMRKILAEVQDGTFAKEWVAEDEAGRPNFNKLQDQGNAHQIEEVGKKLRSLMSWTQQGA
- the ilvN gene encoding acetolactate synthase small subunit, translating into MSRHTLSVLVENVPGVLARVSGLFSRRSFNIESLAVGPTEHPDISRMTIVVSVEDQPLEQVTKQLNKLINVIKIVELEPGASVQRELLLVKVRADASVRSQVLETVQLFRAKVVDVSPEALTIEATGDADKLDALLRMLEPYGIREMVQSGSIAIGRGPRSITATAAR